A genomic window from Quercus lobata isolate SW786 chromosome 10, ValleyOak3.0 Primary Assembly, whole genome shotgun sequence includes:
- the LOC115965442 gene encoding dirigent protein 22-like: MAVPSKLVLLIAVLVASCTTDTEALKHKKTHIQFYMHDIVGGPKPTAVQVARRLSNYTGSDPIAAMFGSVSVMDNPLTVTPNPNSTVIGRAQGIYAMASQHDEFSLLMTLTYGFISGPYNGSSFSVVGRNPVMNEVREMPIVGGTGIFRLARGYCFARTYSMYQMDAVIGYNVTILHYNETV; encoded by the coding sequence ATGGCTGTACCTAGCAAACTTGTGCTTCTCATTGCTGTTCTTGTTGCTTCATGCACCACAGACACAGAGGccttgaaacacaaaaaaacccatatCCAATTCTACATGCATGACATAGTTGGTGGCCCAAAACCAACTGCAGTCCAAGTTGCTCGCCGGTTGTCCAACTACACTGGTTCAGACCCAATAGCAGCCATGTTTGGGTCTGTTTCAGTCATGGATAACCCATTAACAGTCACGCCCAACCCAAATTCAACAGTGATTGGACGAGCTCAAGGGATCTATGCCATGGCCTCACAGCACGACGAGTTCAGCCTTCTCATGACACTGACATATGGGTTCATCAGTGGACCATATAATGGCAGCTCTTTTAGCGTGGTGGGCAGGAATCCAGTGATGAATGAAGTGAGGGAAATGCCAATTGTTGGAGGCACAGGGATTTTCAGACTTGCTCGTGGGTATTGCTTTGCTAGGACTTATTCAATGTACCAAATGGATGCAGTGATTGGGTACAATGTGACAATACTGCATTACAATGAGACAGTGTGA
- the LOC115965441 gene encoding dirigent protein 22-like encodes MAVPSKLVLLIAVLVASCTTDTEALKHKKTHIQFYMENIVGGPKPTAVQVARRLSNYTGSDPIAAMFGSVSVMDNPLTVTPNPNSTVIGRAQGIYAMASQHNELSLLMTLTFGFISGPYNGSSFSVVGRNPVMNEVREMPIVGGTGIFRLARGYCFARTYSMYQMDMYQMDSVIGYNATILHYNVTV; translated from the coding sequence ATGGCTGTACCTAGCAAACTTGTGCTTCTCATTGCTGTTCTTGTTGCTTCATGCACCACAGACACAGAGGccttgaaacacaaaaaaacccatatCCAATTCTACATGGAAAACATAGTTGGTGGCCCAAAACCAACTGCAGTCCAAGTTGCTCGCCGGTTGTCCAACTACACTGGTTCAGACCCAATTGCAGCCATGTTTGGGTCTGTTTCAGTCATGGACAACCCGCTAACAGTCACGCCCAACCCAAATTCAACGGTGATTGGACGAGCTCAAGGGATCTATGCCATGGCCTCACAGCACAACGAGTTAAGCCTtctcatgacactgacatttgGGTTCATCAGTGGACCATATAATGGCAGCTCTTTTAGCGTGGTGGGCAGGAATCCAGTGATGAATGAAGTGAGGGAAATGCCAATTGTTGGAGGCACAGGGATTTTCAGACTTGCTCGTGGGTATTGCTTTGCTAGGACTTATTCAATGTACCAAATGGATATGTACCAAATGGATTCAGTGATTGGGTACAATGCGACAATACTGCATTACAATGTGACAGTGTGA